The genomic interval ACGAGGCGCTGGTCGAAGGCCACGGCGGACGCATGCTCGCCGTCGCGCGGCGCATGCTGCGCCATGACGAGGAGGCCCGGGACGCGGTCCAGGAGGCCTTCCTGCTGGCCTTTCGCGGCCTGCCGAAGTTCGAGGGTCAGAGCCGTCTGGGAACCTGGCTGCACCGGATCGTGGTCAACGCCGCCCTGATGCGGCTGCGCAGCCGCCGGGCCCGTCCCGAGGAGTCGATCGAGCCGCTCCTGCCGACCTTTCACGATGACGGGCATGCGACCCGCACCTACCGGGAATGGCCCGAGAGCGCCGAGCAGCTCCTCGAGCGCGCCGAAGTGCGGAGCCTGGTGCGGCAGGCGATCGACCGCCTCCCGACGACCTACCGCACCGTCCTCCTGCTGCGCGACATCGAGGAGCTTTCGACCGGAGAGGTCGCGGAGGCGCTGGGCATTTCGGCGAATGCGGTGAAGATCCGTCTGCACCGGGCGCGGCAGGCGCTGCGCGAGCTGCTCGACCCGCACCTCGAACAGGGGGAGGCATGAGATCCCGCATCGGAAAGACGCTCCACTCGCGCGGCGAGGAGTCCCTCACCTGCGAAGAGGTGCTCACGTTCCTGCTCGACTACCTGTCGCGGGAGCTCCCGCCCGACGAGCAGGGGAACTTCGAGCGCCACCTCGCCCTCTGCCCCTCCTGCGCCGCCTACCTCGCGACCTACGAGGCGACGGTCCAACTCGGCCGGGAGGCGCTGCGACGGGAGCTCGAGGTCGATCCACCGCCGCTCGACAGCGAGCTCACGCGGGCGATTCTCCAGGCAAGGTTCTAGCGCGCGTGGGACGAGCGAAGCGGGGGCAGCGTTGAGCGGCGAGGCGGC from Thermoanaerobaculia bacterium carries:
- a CDS encoding zf-HC2 domain-containing protein produces the protein MRSRIGKTLHSRGEESLTCEEVLTFLLDYLSRELPPDEQGNFERHLALCPSCAAYLATYEATVQLGREALRRELEVDPPPLDSELTRAILQARF
- a CDS encoding sigma-70 family RNA polymerase sigma factor, giving the protein MEAEERAAADEPALLAALRSGDARAYEALVEGHGGRMLAVARRMLRHDEEARDAVQEAFLLAFRGLPKFEGQSRLGTWLHRIVVNAALMRLRSRRARPEESIEPLLPTFHDDGHATRTYREWPESAEQLLERAEVRSLVRQAIDRLPTTYRTVLLLRDIEELSTGEVAEALGISANAVKIRLHRARQALRELLDPHLEQGEA